One Solanum lycopersicum chromosome 4, SLM_r2.1 DNA window includes the following coding sequences:
- the LOC138348301 gene encoding cytochrome P450 71AU50-like encodes MIYFSYICALSHKSYKQHTCKYCLIIIITKQMAFVWATFIFALILLFIFYEILNIKNKKKLPPGPKGIPILGHLHLLGENLTQDLHKFSLKYGAIIYMKFGLVPTYVISSPQSAEKILKTYDHIFASRPHNETAQYISYGQRNLIFSKYGAYWRNMRKLCTVHLLSNMKIHSFQSTRSEEIALMIKEIAQGHVEVDLSAQVSKLSANLSCLMVFGKKFTDDDLDKRGFKYLVQEVTTLAATPNLGDFFPFLGVIDLQGLTRRMKDTSKVLDPFVEKIIDEHVNAKEQKKNKDFVDTMMDIMQSGEAEFQFDRRHVKAVMLDMLVASIDTSSSSIEWMLSELLRNPDIMKKLQRELEEVVGLNRMVQESDLENLKYLNMVFKESFRLHAAAPLLLHEAMEDCVVDDFYIKKGSQVIVNAYTIHRDPNFWTDADKFMPERFLESNVDVRGRDYQLLPFGSGRRSCPGMQLALIIVRLVVAQLVHCFDWELPNEMNPKDLDMTEQFGIVTGRANHLMAVPTYRLQHN; translated from the exons ATGATTTATTTTTCCTATATATGTGCCCTTTCCCATAAATCATACAAACAACACACTTGCAAATATtgtctcattattattattaccaaaCAAATGGCTTTTGTGTGGGCAACATTCATTTTTGCTCTTATTCTATTATTCATTTTCTATGAGATACTAaatatcaaaaacaagaaaaaacttCCTCCTGGTCCCAAAGGCATTCCAATATTAGGACACCTCCATCTTTTAGGTGAAAATCTTACTCAAGATTTACACAAATTTTCTCTAAAATATGGTGCTATCATCTACATGAAATTTGGATTAGTACCAACTTATGTTATATCTTCCCCTCAATCAGCagaaaaaattctcaaaacttATGATCATATTTTTGCTAGTAGGCCTCATAACGAGACCGCTCAATACATATCGTATGGCCAAAGGAATTTGATTTTCTCAAAGTATGGCGCGTATTGGCGTAACATGAGAAAATTGTGTACGGTCCATTTGTTGAGTAACATGAAGATTCACTCATTCCAATCTACTAGAAGTGAAGAAATTGCCCTTATGATCAAAGAAATAGCTCAAGGTCATGTTGAGGTTGATCTTAGTGCTCAAGTGTCCAAGTTGAGTGCCAACTTGAGTTGCTTAATGGTTTTTGGGAAAAAGTTTACAGATGACGATTTGGACAAAAGAGGATTTAAGTATTTAGTTCAAGAGGTTACAACTCTAGCTGCAACGCCAAATCTTGGTGATTTTTTCCCATTTCTTGGTGTTATTGACCTTCAAGGACTCACACGCAGAATGAAGGATACTTCTAAGGTGCTTGATCCATTTGTAGAGAAGATTATTGATGAACATGTCAATGCTaaggaacaaaagaaaaataaggacTTTGTAGACACTATGATGGACATTATGCAATCCGGTGAAGCAGAATTCCAGTTTGATCGTCGTCATGTCAAAGCTGTCATGTTG GACATGCTTGTGGCATCAATAGACACATCATCAAGTTCAATTGAATGGATGTTGTCAGAGCTTCTAAGAAATCCAGACATAATGAAGAAACTCCAAAGAGAACTAGAAGAAGTAGTAGGCCTAAACAGAATGGTACAAGAATCAGACTTAGAAAACTTAAAATACTTAAACATGGTATTTAAAGAGTCATTTAGACTACATGCTGCTGCCCCGTTACTACTTCATGAAGCCATGGAAGATTGTGTGGTAGATGATTTCTATATCAAAAAAGGATCACAAGTTATTGTCAATGCATACACTATTCATAGGGATCCTAATTTTTGGACCGATGCCGATAAGTTTATGCCAGAGAGATTTCTTGAAAGTAACGTAGACGTTCGTGGACGTGATTATCAACTTTTACCATTTGGTTCTGGTAGAAGAAGTTGCCCGGGGATGCAATTGGCATTAATTATTGTTCGTCTTGTCGTGGCACAATTGGTTCATTGCTTTGATTGGGAACTCCCTAATGAGATGAACCCTAAGGATTTGGACATGACTGAGCAATTTGGTATAGTCACTGGCAGGGCAAATCATTTGATGGCTGTTCCAACTTATAGGCTACAACACAACTGA
- the LOC101247609 gene encoding cytochrome P450 71AU50 produces MALIMWTTLIVAIAMYIFHKLLNINHNKKLPPGPWGLPILGHLHLIGKNPHQDFYKLAKRYGPFMHIQLGLVPTIVVSSPNTIEKVLKTYDHVFASRPHHEASQHVCYGQRNLIFSKYGPYWRNMRKLTTMNLVSSQKINSYQPSRKEEVSLMVKSIKHVADHNDQQHVVAVDLSAKVSSLNANLSCLMVFGKKFMDDDLDKRGFKSLVQEVVHLAATPNLGDFFPYLGVLDLQGITSRLKTLSKVFDEFLEKIIDEHVESKEQRETKDFVDTMMDIMQSGEAGFEFDRRHVKAVLLDMLMASMDTSATSVEWILTELLRHPHVMKKLQKELEQVVGLDRMVDESDLENLNYLDMVIKEALRLHSAAPLLIHESIEDCVVDGFFVQKGSRIVVNVYAAQRDPNAWPEPDKFLPERFVESSVDLRGHDFQLLPFGSGRRSCPGMQLGIIIVRLVVAQLVHCFDWELPNGMQPSELDMSEQFGVVTCRAKHLMAIPTYRLQL; encoded by the exons ATGGCTTTGATCATGTGGACTACACTTATAGTAGCTATAGCCATGTACATATTCCATAAATTACTAAACATCAACCACAACAAAAAACTTCCACCAGGTCCATGGGGACTTCCTATTTTAGGACATCTTCACTTAATAGGCAAAAATCCCCACCAAGATTTTTACAAATTAGCCAAAAGATATGGCCCTTTCATGCACATACAACTTGGATTAGTACCAACAATTGTTGTCTCATCCCCTAATACAATTGAAAAAGTTCTCAAAACTTATGATCATGTATTTGCTAGTAGGCCTCATCATGAAGCCTCACAACATGTTTGTTATGGTCAAAGGAACTTGATTTTCTCTAAATATGGTCCTTATTGGAggaacatgagaaaattgactACTATGAACCTTGTGAGTAGTCAAAAGATTAACTCATATCAGCCTTCAAGAAAGGAAGAAGTTTCACTTATGGTTAAATCAATTAAACATGTGGCTGATCATAATGATCAACAACATGTTGTTGCTGTTGATCTTAGTGCGAAAGTTTCGTCATTGAATGCGAATTTGAGTTGTTTAATGGTTTTTGGGAAAAAGTTTATGGATGACGATTTGGATAAAAGGGGTTTTAAATCTCTAGTTCAAGAAGTTGTACATTTAGCTGCAACACCAAATCTTGGTGATTTTTTTCCTTATCTTGGTGTTTTGGATCTTCAGGGGATTACTAGTAGGCTAAAGACACTTTCTAAGGTTTTTGATGAGTTCCTTGAGAAGATTATTGATGAACATGTGGAGTCCAAGGAACAGAGGGAAACTAAGGATTTTGTTGATACCATGATGGATATTATGCAATCTGGTGAAGCTGGATTCGAGTTTGATAGACGCCATGTTAAAGCTGTCCTATTG GACATGCTTATGGCTTCAATGGACACTTCAGCAACATCAGTAGAATGGATACTCACTGAGCTACTTAGGCATCCTCATGTCATGAAGAAACTACAAAAAGAATTGGAACAAGTTGTAGGCCTTGATAGAATGGTAGACGAATCtgacttagaaaatttgaattacttaGACATGGTGATCAAGGAAGCCCTGAGGCTGCATTCTGCTGCACCATTACTAATTCACGAGTCCATAGAAGACTGTGTTGTTGATGGCTTCTTCGTGCAAAAGGGATCGAGGATTGTTGTCAATGTATATGCAGCGCAAAGGGATCCTAATGCTTGGCCTGAACCAGACAAGTTTTTGCCAGAGAGATTTGTTGAGAGCAGTGTAGATCTTCGTGGACACGACTTTCAACTTTTACCATTTGGTTCTGGTAGAAGAAGTTGCCCTGGTATGCAATTGGGAATCATAATTGTTCGCCTTGTGGTTGCGCAGTTGGTACATTGCTTTGATTGGGAACTTCCAAATGGTATGCAGCCTAGTGAATTGGACATGAGTGAGCAATTTGGAGTAGTAACTTGTAGAGCAAAGCATCTAATGGCAATTCCTACTTATAGACTCCAACTATAg